The genomic window ACAGTTCGCTTGAATTGACAAACTATGCCAATGCAAACGTTAAAAATATTTTAAAACGTGTTCCCGGTATGGGAGATTGCCAAGTTTTCGGAGCGAAGTACAGTATGAGAGTTTGGCTTGATCCAGCACGTATTGCCTCATTGGGATTAAGTGTATCGGATGTATCAACTGCTATAGCAAGTCAAAATAGACAGGCTTCTATAGGTGCCGTGGGAGGAGCCCCGGGAAATGAAGATAGCCTTCTCGTTTACTCTCTTACAACAAAGGGACGCCTTGAATCCGTTGCGGATTTTGAAAATATTATTCTAAGAACTTCGGCACAGGGTGGACTAGTTAAATTAAAAGACGTTGCACGAGTTGAGCTTGGAGCGGAACAATATACCACAAGCGCCCAGTTGAACGGGAAACCCTCCGCCATGATGCTCCTTAGCCAAATGTCTGGTTCCAATGCTGTTCAGATAATGAGAAACGTCAGAAAAGAAATTGCAAAAATATCAGAAACTTTGCCTGAAGACATGCAATTTGTTGTTTCGTACGACTCCACTGCTTATGTCCGTGCAACAATGAGAGAAATATTCCAGACACTCATACTTACTTTTTTGCTTGTAGTTTTTGTTTGCTATCTTTTCTTGCAAGAGTGGAGGGTTACACTGGTTCCGGTTGCAGCCATTCCGACATCGCTTCTCGCTACATTTGTAGGGTTAGGAGCACTTGGGTACACCATCAATATCCTTACACTTTTTGGGATAGTACTTGTTATAGGGACGGTCGTTGATGATGCGATTGTCGTTGTTGAAAGAGTTCAATTTATCATGGATAGAGACGGCAGTTCTCCAAAGGAAGCAACTGCACAAGCAATGAAAGACATAACTGGAGCTATGGTAGCCACGACGCTAGTATTTCTTGCCATATTTGTCCCAGTAGCGTTCATGGAAGGAATTACGGGAATTATCTATCGTCAGTTTGCTGTAACGATTGCATTTGCTGTAACAGCATCTTTGGTTGTAGCACTAACACTTAGTCCAGCTATGTGTTCTCATATTTTGGTTAAAAGTGAACCGAAAGAGAGAAAGGGATTGTTGCGCTGGTTCAACAAAACCCTTGAAAAGTCTACAAATGGATACGTTAAAGGCGCAACTTATTTGGCAAGAAGATCTCTTGTTACCATTGCCTGTCTCCTAATGGTAATATTCTCAGCTACTATGGTTATGAAGCTTTCTCCGACAGAATTTATTCCGGATGAAGACCAGGGAGCCATATTTGCCGCAGTTCAGCTCCCAGAGGGCGCCACCCAGGTACGCACTAAGTCTGTAATGGATAAAGTGTTGTCCGACATAATGAATGTTCCAGGAGTGGCATACGCTGTTCAGATTATGGGTTATAACATAATGGGTGGGGCCGGCGAAAACGTTGCATCAATGGTTTTGCCCCTTGATGACTGGAGTAAAAGAGAGACTAAAGATAGAAGTTTGAGATCTATAGTCTCTAAAGTACGTGCTATTGCTGCCACAGTTCCTGAAGCACAATTCAGCGTTTTTACACCGCCCGCTATTTCAGGCCTGGGTGCTAGCGGAGGACTTGACATGAGACTTCAGTCGCGTCTTGAAAATAATCCGGAAAAATTAGCCATGGTATTAAGAGATTTGTTGGGCAAAATAAAT from Synergistaceae bacterium includes these protein-coding regions:
- a CDS encoding efflux RND transporter permease subunit, with translation MFSDFFIKRPRFAMVIAALMMLSGLIVAVSLPIEQYPNVTPPQIQVSGTYRGASAEVVTNTVAAPLEEVVNGVDGMIYMNSSSSNDGSYSLSVTFATGTDPDMALVKVQNRVQQATPLLPTEVTTQGLTVESRFSDTLGFIGLISPNETYSSLELTNYANANVKNILKRVPGMGDCQVFGAKYSMRVWLDPARIASLGLSVSDVSTAIASQNRQASIGAVGGAPGNEDSLLVYSLTTKGRLESVADFENIILRTSAQGGLVKLKDVARVELGAEQYTTSAQLNGKPSAMMLLSQMSGSNAVQIMRNVRKEIAKISETLPEDMQFVVSYDSTAYVRATMREIFQTLILTFLLVVFVCYLFLQEWRVTLVPVAAIPTSLLATFVGLGALGYTINILTLFGIVLVIGTVVDDAIVVVERVQFIMDRDGSSPKEATAQAMKDITGAMVATTLVFLAIFVPVAFMEGITGIIYRQFAVTIAFAVTASLVVALTLSPAMCSHILVKSEPKERKGLLRWFNKTLEKSTNGYVKGATYLARRSLVTIACLLMVIFSATMVMKLSPTEFIPDEDQGAIFAAVQLPEGATQVRTKSVMDKVLSDIMNVPGVAYAVQIMGYNIMGGAGENVASMVLPLDDWSKRETKDRSLRSIVSKVRAIAATVPEAQFSVFTPPAISGLGASGGLDMRLQSRLENNPEKLAMVLRDLLGKINQSPEFLYAFSTYTADTPHLFLDIDREKAEMLNVPVGTIFSTLQTYFGSAYINNINIGTEVNKVMVQSEGVYRSNMDKIGEIFVNSTTGTPVPLDSLLTVKKTLAPRTISRYNLYPSAAITIVMNQGYSTGQGMEKIRELAKGLPTDYNYEWSGLSYQQQDSTGTIIMILAISLLFAYLFLVAQYESWVVPVPVILSLSVAMLGALLGLWVMGLSISIYAQLGILLLIGLAAKNAILIVEFAKELHEEQQMPLIAAAAEAARERFRAVLMTAFTCVLGVLPMLFASGAGANSRVHVGTTMVFGMLAATVVGIFLVPPLYVLFEGGTEALLGRLSSKSKKEKQIKYEDISTEETEVKTDE